The Catharus ustulatus isolate bCatUst1 chromosome 26, bCatUst1.pri.v2, whole genome shotgun sequence genome has a window encoding:
- the PHACTR4 gene encoding LOW QUALITY PROTEIN: phosphatase and actin regulator 4 (The sequence of the model RefSeq protein was modified relative to this genomic sequence to represent the inferred CDS: inserted 2 bases in 2 codons; deleted 7 bases in 5 codons; substituted 1 base at 1 genomic stop codon) has product MGQPHFSRPVNPGAFAEEVDHAPGDASMGIDVLESGDTTPPTKRKSKFSSFGKIFKPWKWRKKKSSDKFKETSEVLFSIXYQFVERKISMRKPREELVKRGVLLEEPEQDGEEPEKLNPPALKNGHTVPIXGPGVCDLPSQEEEATNTSSLRKPVPVEEPKKRQGSSSSHPGPERKPPQEPHVPRQPLLPPXRPPSTSQEANEVASKGSTPASSTARTAPLQHSPTAAKTVNSTAAPSPAPRTLLPAPASANTTAPTSATSTAPAKQPPVPPPKPVNRNSNSLIAELSQVMTSGTALSKPSPPLPPKRGLLPNNTSEAVTSKPPNDRTVSRPTPAPLLTPSLPTPRSSPPLPTHVPPDPPRTALPTSTPAPDPLHSLDLPKETPPPPEDFRSVEVSKRTAEQGFGEPPVLPRLPQIPLHIRIQQALASPLPVTPPPEGSHRAHSLLFENDGFGEDNGTLGRTRSLPVTIEMLKVPDDEEEEEDDQEEEQNSGPRVYIGDVPSVTVIPKLVPQVLPEEQEGDEGMSDSDSEGPILYKDDEDEEDDGSHNSMLANKVKRKDTLAMKLGSTTTPQEEKIVFPRKSKEEWNEIRQQIGTTLIRRLSQRPTAEELEQRNILQPKNEADRQAEKREIKRRLTRKLSQRPTVAELQARKILRFNEYVEVTDAQDYDRRADKPWTKLTPADKAAIRKELNEFKSCEMEVHEESKQFTRYHRP; this is encoded by the exons ATGGGGCAGCCGCACTTCTCCAGGCCGGTAAATCCAGGTGCTTTCG CTGAAGAGGTGGATCACGCCCCAGGTGATGCCAGCATGGGGATAGATGTTTTGGAATCAGGTGACACCACACCTCCtacaaagaggaaaagcaagTTCTCAAGCTTTGGCAAGATTTTCAAACCCTGGaagtggaggaaaaagaaaagcagcgACAAATTCAAGGAGACTTCTGAAG TGCTTTTTTCAATTTAATATCAGTTTGTAGAACGAAAGATTTCTATGCGAAAGCCAAGAGAGGAGCTGGTAAAAAGAGGGGTTCTGTTGGAAGAGCCTGAGCAGG ATGGTGAAGAGCCAGAGAAGCTGAACCCACCTGCACTGAAGAATGGCCACACTGTTCCCA GGGGCCCTGGGGTCTGTGACCtgcccagccaggaggaagaggccACAAACACATCCAGCCTtaggaagcctgttccagtggaGGAACCAAAGAAGAGGCAGG GCTCCTCCAGCAGTCACCCTGGCCCTGAACGGAAACCACCTCAGGAGCCACATGTTCCCAGACAACCTCTGCTTCCTC AAAGACCTCCCTCCACTTCCCAGGAGGCAAATGAAGTGGCAAGCAAAGGATCCacacctgccagcagcactgcaagaaCTGCTCCCCTTCAGCACAGC CCCACAGCAGCAAAGACAGTCAATTCCACagctgccccttccccagcccccagg actctgcttcctgctcctgccagtgcCAACACTACTGCTCCCACCAGTGCAACCAGCACAGCTCCGGCCAAACAGCCTCCCGTCCCTCCTCCCAAACCTGTCAACAGAAATAGCAACTCACTAATAG ctgaaCTTTCCCAGGTAATGACCAGTGGTACAGCCTTGTCCAagccttcccctcctctccccccgAAGAGAGGCCTCCTGCCTAACAACACGTCAGAAGCTGTCACCTCCAAGCCCCCAAATGACAGGACAGTGAGTCGCCCCACACCAGCTCCACTGCTGACCCCCAGCTTACCCACC CCTCGGTCCTCGCCGCCGCTGCCCACCCACGTACCCCCGGACCCTCCACGCACGGCACTGCCCACCTCCACCCCTGCCCCAGACCCACTGCACTCCCTGGACCTGCCGAAGGagactcctcctcctcctgaagACTTCAGGTCCGTGGAAGTGTCGAAGAGGACGGCAGAGCAA GGTTTTGGCgagccccctgtgctgcctcggctgccccaaatccccctgcaCATTCGTATCCAGCAGGCTCTGGCCAGCCCCCTGCCTGTCACCCCACCTCCCGAGGGGTCCCACAGGGCTCAC TCGCTGCTCTTTGAGAACGATGGTTTTGGAGAAGACAATGGCACCCTGGGCAGGACGAGATCCCTGCCTGTCACCATTGAGATGCTCAAAGT TCCAGatgatgaggaagaggaagaagatgacCAGGAAGAGGAACAGAACTCAGGTCCTCGTGTGTATATTGGAGATGTGCCATCTGTGACAGTCATCCCCAAACTGGTACCCCAAGTCctcccagaggagcaggaaggagacGAAGGGATGAGCGACTCTGACTCGGAGGGGCCCATCCTCTATaaagatgatgaggatgaggaagatgaTGGAAGCCATAACA GCATGCTGGCCAACAAAGTGAAGAGGAAAGATACGCTGGCTATGAAGCTGGGGAGCACAACCACACCACAGGAGGAGAAGATTGTCTTCCCTCGGAAGAGCAAGGAGGAGTGGAACGAAATTCGTCAGCAGATTGGGACGACGCTGATCAG GCGACTGAGTCAGAGACCAACTGCAGAAGAACTGGAACAAAGGAACATTCTTCAGC CGAAAAATGAAGCTGACCGTCAAGCTGAGAAGCGCGAGATCAAGCGCCGGCTCACCAGAAAG CTTAGCCAAAGGCCAacagtggcagagctgcaggccaGGAAGATTCTGAGGTTTAATGAATATGTGGAAGTAACAGATGCTCAAGACTATGACCGGCGAGCAGACAAGCCTTGGACAAAGCTGACACCAGCTGACAAG